DNA from Aphis gossypii isolate Hap1 chromosome 3, ASM2018417v2, whole genome shotgun sequence:
tatgaaaaaattgtattatattcaataataaaaaaatatccctagtacttaaataattacagaaaataactttttgaatGAATAATTGACCGTTATTTTcactcaataattattaaagatttgtgtagtatatatacattatatatttacatatactaGAAAGGTAATTTGgctacataaattaaaaatggaaaaataataaattcgaggataaataaaataataaagaacagAGAAATGTTAAGAAATACAAGATAAAAAggagacaatattatacatcattaaatgaaagcaaaaacaatattattagcttGTGATAGTAAAGTAACAATTgagctaaatatttaatttgtaaagtaATAAGTTTTAGTGTAACGGAGTTTCAGATTTTTCACTTGAGTCTGATTCTGTTTCACTGTCATCATTTGTGTCATTTAAATCCACTTCAGCACCAGAAAACATATACCTCCTCTTTTTcaacatgtaatatttattggctaaaataataaaagcaatttattttaattaatggtatgaaaaaaatacatatatttgtaatatattaattgtatattacatgGTAAATATGCAGCTAGACTAGATTTTTGAGGATCATCTGGATCAATACCACTATCTCTCGTAGTGTCTGTGGATAAATGTCGTTGCTCACTTGAAGTACTGGGAGCAAATTTATCATCACCAAGTGGTGGTGACATACTATTGGCACTATCTCTAGTAGAATCAGTAGACATTTCACCTTCTACTGTTTCAATTACAGTTGCACTAGACCTGTTAACAgagtattgattaatatacaaaagtttaaaaatgtatggacgtttaaaaatattaccttgGCGATGAAGCGGGTGTATTCAAAGTTTTAGTTTCGGTCAACTCCTCTTTGCACCAGCACAGTTCAGTCCAATCTGAACCAagcctattttataaaattttacaattacagaattaaataaaaaaatttatagtttaaatttaaaaattacttacatgCGACAGAGATGATCCACAATAACATCACTGTCACCAAGAAGTTCAACATCAAAGTTCATATGAGGTAGTCTTTCgcgatttattaatatttgtggaACGTGCTTGTTCAAcatatcttaaaaaatttaatattatttagttaaattactaCTTCTAAATTGtactgaattaattattaacttactgGGTATGCGAGCTACTGGTCGTACTTTTAAAGATGATCCAATTACTATCAAtaaatcacaattatttttatcatcttCTATTGCTTTATGGAAACTGTCTGGAAGACCTTCTCCGAAAAATACAATGTCTGGTTTCATAATACCTAAGAACATATGAAATAGACAAcagtcaataattattgaagatCTAtaggatttattataatatatttaatatatatataattatacatatatcattaCCAGTATTATTAACACATATTGGACAACGCGGAATTCTTTGTTCAAATACATCAGGTCTAATAGTTTCAGCTGATACTTTGTGTCCACATTGAGTACATGATGCAGTAGCAAAAGATcctaataatgaaaaacaaaaattatataatagtttatagaaaacttttattaatatattatcataccatGACATTCAATAACATTGTTAATACCAACAACTTGCTCtaatgtatctatattttgAGTGTAATTGCGTAAAAGCCGTCCTTTTTTTTCTAAGagttttataaatctataaaacaaaataataattgtaataaattacgtaatttaaacaaaataatcacaTACTGATGAGATGGCGATGGCTTAAATTGTCCTGGATAGATCTCTCtggcaaatttaaaaaatggccTGGGGTCTTTACTGaaataatcaatacaaaaCATAGATTGAGGGTCAGGTAAGTCAGGAAATTCTGTTGCTAGCCTAGCATAAACTCCATTATGACTTCGAAAATCAGGTATTCCACACGAAACAGAGACCTAAAACAAGTCATTATAGTTAGCATTTatctttttcataatttatttcaaactacGTACACCTGCTCCAGTAAGAACCATAATACGACTGCTTGTTTTCAGTAACCTAATGACATCATCAAGTGAACTAACACTGCGTAGTCGATTTCGTATTGGAGAATCATCAGTCATACTCATGATTATCtgtcaaataaattacaattactttttttatttaaaattgatcaaaatttaaagttacatACCCTCCATAATGTAACATCTTCTATCTGGGAAGGAACAGAAGCTCCAAATACTTGATGTAATAACCTTCTAGGATTAATACCACCCATAATTTGTCGTTGTACCCAGTTCATTGAacctacatttatattaataacaacattaattaagtaaaatagaactataaaaatgcaatgtttttattaccaGGTGCTCCTTTTTCAGAATCTCCATTATCAGAATGTGTACTGGAACTGGAACTAGATGTGGAAGATGAATCATCATCCTCGGGCTCCTCTTTAGTGTCCGAACTTTCGTCAAAAATACTTTATgcaacatacaatatacacattataacatacattatgttttatttatttatttcttaattaataatatacatattatatatctatacctTGAGTCTTCTGGAGATTCTGGTAAACTTGAAGACATTGTTAATGGAGGGGTTGGTGAATTTGgttgtaaataatttggtGATTGAGTATCTAAAGACTTGTATGATTGctggtataaattattagctaaaataaaaaaaaaatttatttaaaatatataatttatgagttatacttaaataataagttactattattctttttatttataatatcaatttagaataacataacatttaagAAAACTATTGaccaaattacttttaataaaaattaaatgagcAGTTGttcaaaagaataaattatttttaaaatttagtccatagtgcatattataccaatccataaatatagattaatcATACCTAAACGAGAAGAATAAAAGGGAGTATGCCACAGATATTTGAAGTAGGTAATTCCTtggtgtttaaaaattatctagaGAAACACGAtagttaaatcataaattagagtaaaataaataaaatatattaattaaacaggtttttggaaaataatttttccttaCATTGATTACACCTATGTTGGTGCTTGGATAATGAATGAATGAATGgattgttaaaaatgattcagATATTAAATGTCATTGAAcgctaataagtataaaatatcctaAGAGGACGAATAAGCCGATTTGGTTTGGTAAAAGTCAAAAAAAGACCAACCATCGAGTTTACCGATGTgcgactaaaatattttatttttttaaatgactacTAGGTCTAGAAACAACCAATGCGCAGTTATGCAATACGTGAAAATATCAATTGATCACGTTTTGCGCACAAATTACAGATAACCCGGCCCCGTTATCATTTGGCGCGAGGAAGTCGATTATCGGCAACAGCCATTCATGATAGTcggatacaataataacattgtgaTATATAAATGTGATGTTAAGTACGTCGCGGGGGAACTTGGAAAAGTCGCGACATGACGCACCGTGGAAAAGAAAGCGAAGGATCGATGACGTCAGCGTAACGGACGGGAGGGTGGGAGGGGGCACGCCCCGGCGAAAATGCGTGTCGGGTACCGTCAAACGGGAAAAATATCCGCCATGTTGGCGAGACGGCGGGCCGCCAAAGCGTCGGCCCTCCGTGTTTTTCCAACGAGCAGTGTAAACTTACCGTAACATTCGCCGGACGGGAAACCGGTGTATCGTTGTCCAAAAGCTTCGAAATGCGAACTTTGGGCAATCTCATCGGCGAACGAGTACCGCATGCGTTTCGCAGGTGCCGCGGCCAGATCCGTGTCGAAGTCACCGTTGTCTTCGGACGCCATTGCGCGCATCAGTGTGTGTGCGGTTTGAGGGCGCGGCGGATAGTGGATACGTCGACGCGGTGatgacgacgacaacgacggACGATGGCCCACCCACCACCTAGTAGCGCTGCTATAGTAGCAGCTGCCGTCTCGGCGCCGCCGTTCACCGACCAATGGCAGCAGGCGGCTACGAGCCGTCTCGCAGTGTGTCCACCGATCCGTTGGCCGCCAATTTTCTTTTGCCGCGCTTATTTCAAAACGTGTACGattcaaaaatagtataaattataatatatacacgatTTTGCAGCGGTTAATAGAGCAATGGTGATAACCGAATAAAGACTTGAATAACGattacgtaaaaataaaacagaaccATAATAGAATTAACGGTCACCAAAGaacctatacagtatattattatataaaaccaaaaatgaaTTCGACATCATCTCAAATTTAAGTccaactacatttaacaatgatttgATTAGAATTTCATTCTATTAATAGAAAACTCTTTACTAGAAACCcagcaaaatattaataaaataaagcttTTTAAATCTATCCCACCAaccaaaaatcgtttttaaatataataaaaacaaatgatttcctcgttttttttttaaaaagtttcactattgttaattaaatcgATATAACATACTTACCATAAATATTGAGTATGATTTTACCGtggtaatgtaataatgtatttaagcaATTAGGTTTGATTTGTCATTTTTATCCCCAGTTGTGCACAATTTTCGTAAGttcgtaataataaagaaCACTATATAACCAAACTATTTTGTTCTACAATTCTACATAACACAATTAACTATTTAGGTGCA
Protein-coding regions in this window:
- the LOC114128361 gene encoding NAD-dependent histone deacetylase sirtuin-1 isoform X2, producing the protein MSSSLPESPEDSSIFDESSDTKEEPEDDDSSSTSSSSSSTHSDNGDSEKGAPGSMNWVQRQIMGGINPRRLLHQVFGASVPSQIEDVTLWRIIMSMTDDSPIRNRLRSVSSLDDVIRLLKTSSRIMVLTGAGVSVSCGIPDFRSHNGVYARLATEFPDLPDPQSMFCIDYFSKDPRPFFKFAREIYPGQFKPSPSHQFIKLLEKKGRLLRNYTQNIDTLEQVVGINNVIECHGSFATASCTQCGHKVSAETIRPDVFEQRIPRCPICVNNTGIMKPDIVFFGEGLPDSFHKAIEDDKNNCDLLIVIGSSLKVRPVARIPNMLNKHVPQILINRERLPHMNFDVELLGDSDVIVDHLCRMLGSDWTELCWCKEELTETKTLNTPASSPRSSATVIETVEGEMSTDSTRDSANSMSPPLGDDKFAPSTSSEQRHLSTDTTRDSGIDPDDPQKSSLAAYLPSNKYYMLKKRRYMFSGAEVDLNDTNDDSETESDSSEKSETPLH
- the LOC114128361 gene encoding NAD-dependent protein deacetylase sirtuin-1 isoform X1; this translates as MRLPKVRISKLLDNDTPVSRPANVTIIFKHQGITYFKYLWHTPFYSSRLANNLYQQSYKSLDTQSPNYLQPNSPTPPLTMSSSLPESPEDSSIFDESSDTKEEPEDDDSSSTSSSSSSTHSDNGDSEKGAPGSMNWVQRQIMGGINPRRLLHQVFGASVPSQIEDVTLWRIIMSMTDDSPIRNRLRSVSSLDDVIRLLKTSSRIMVLTGAGVSVSCGIPDFRSHNGVYARLATEFPDLPDPQSMFCIDYFSKDPRPFFKFAREIYPGQFKPSPSHQFIKLLEKKGRLLRNYTQNIDTLEQVVGINNVIECHGSFATASCTQCGHKVSAETIRPDVFEQRIPRCPICVNNTGIMKPDIVFFGEGLPDSFHKAIEDDKNNCDLLIVIGSSLKVRPVARIPNMLNKHVPQILINRERLPHMNFDVELLGDSDVIVDHLCRMLGSDWTELCWCKEELTETKTLNTPASSPRSSATVIETVEGEMSTDSTRDSANSMSPPLGDDKFAPSTSSEQRHLSTDTTRDSGIDPDDPQKSSLAAYLPSNKYYMLKKRRYMFSGAEVDLNDTNDDSETESDSSEKSETPLH
- the LOC114128361 gene encoding NAD-dependent protein deacetylase sirtuin-1 isoform X3, with protein sequence MRAMASEDNGDFDTDLAAAPAKRMRYSFADEIAQSSHFEAFGQRYTGFPSGECYANNLYQQSYKSLDTQSPNYLQPNSPTPPLTMSSSLPESPEDSSIFDESSDTKEEPEDDDSSSTSSSSSSTHSDNGDSEKGAPGSMNWVQRQIMGGINPRRLLHQVFGASVPSQIEDVTLWRIIMSMTDDSPIRNRLRSVSSLDDVIRLLKTSSRIMVLTGAGVSVSCGIPDFRSHNGVYARLATEFPDLPDPQSMFCIDYFSKDPRPFFKFAREIYPGQFKPSPSHQFIKLLEKKGRLLRNYTQNIDTLEQVVGINNVIECHGSFATASCTQCGHKVSAETIRPDVFEQRIPRCPICVNNTGIMKPDIVFFGEGLPDSFHKAIEDDKNNCDLLIVIGSSLKVRPVARIPNMLNKHVPQILINRERLPHMNFDVELLGDSDVIVDHLCRMLGSDWTELCWCKEELTETKTLNTPASSPRSSATVIETVEGEMSTDSTRDSANSMSPPLGDDKFAPSTSSEQRHLSTDTTRDSGIDPDDPQKSSLAAYLPSNKYYMLKKRRYMFSGAEVDLNDTNDDSETESDSSEKSETPLH